In Rana temporaria chromosome 3, aRanTem1.1, whole genome shotgun sequence, a single window of DNA contains:
- the LOC120930788 gene encoding bile salt-activated lipase-like, producing MGSPLLPPTQWGHHSSHRHNGGTTPPTEANNEVPTPPTEANNEVTTPPTEANNGGTTPPTEANNGGTTPPTEANNGGTTPPTEANNGGTTPPTEANNGGTTPPTEANNGGTTPPTEANNEVPTPPTEANNGGTTPPTEANNEVPTPPTEANNGGTTPPTEANNEVPTPPTEANNEVPTPPTDMSHFSTPTGLNLAPLKPEGQ from the coding sequence ATGGGGTCCCCACTCCTCCCACCGACACAATGGGGGCACCACTCTTCCCACCGACACAATGGGGGCACCACACCTCCCACCGAGGCCAACAATGAGGTCCCCACTCCTCCCACCGAGGCCAACAATGAGGTCACCACTCCTCCCACCGAGGCCAACAATGGGGGCACCACTCCTCCCACCGAGGCCAACAATGGGGGCACCACTCCTCCCACCGAGGCCAACAATGGGGGCACCACTCCTCCCACCGAGGCCAACAATGGGGGCACCACTCCTCCCACCGAGGCCAACAATGGGGGCACCACTCCTCCCACCGAGGCCAACAATGGGGGCACCACTCCTCCCACCGAGGCCAACAATGAGGTCCCCACTCCTCCCACCGAGGCCAACAATGGGGGCACCACTCCTCCCACCGAGGCCAACAATGAGGTCCCCACTCCTCCCACCGAGGCCAACAATGGGGGCACCACTCCTCCCACCGAGGCCAACAATGAGGTCCCCACTCCTCCCACCGAGGCCAACAATGAGGTCCCCACTCCTCCCACCGACATGAGTcacttttctactcccactggccttaATCTGGCCcctctaaagcctgaaggacagtaa